In Palaemon carinicauda isolate YSFRI2023 chromosome 28, ASM3689809v2, whole genome shotgun sequence, a single genomic region encodes these proteins:
- the LOC137621708 gene encoding uncharacterized protein gives MAVAIANKDNSVESITQRGRIVGEWERGVPTQDIAISIGVSTLTVQRWILRLRKEGTLTNRRRIGRPRVTTPQQDQQILAVSTANPMIASVVITQERHLPCAAQTTRRRLREHSISCHVPEEHPEEWHHDTHLGFVLQHLAEDLEFWKNVIFSDETYFTSVEARARHAWRRIGTRYNAINIQERARSGKVGTEPKTTPKKQMNGSLIATIHDKGNNKAVIDLTRCFLIKGACSPMRDHALKKVNHHESL, from the exons ATGGCAGTAGCAATAGCAAATAAAGACAACTCTGTTGAGAGTATTACTCAAAGAGGCCGGATCGTTGGTGAGTGGGAGCGTGGTGTTCCGACCCAAGATATTGCTATCAGCATTGGAGTGTCAACTCTCACAGTCCAGAGGTGGATATTAAGATTGCGGAAAGAAGGCACATTGACAAATAGACGAAGGATAGGACGACCTCGAGTAACAACACCACAGCAAGACCAACAAATCCTGGCAGTATCCACAGCTAACCCCATGATAGCATCTGTAGTTATCACACAAGAACGTCATCTCCCGTGTGCTGCACAGACAACTAGACGTCGACTGAGGGAGCACTCAATCAGCTGTCATGTTCCAGAAGAACACCCTGAGGAATGGCACCATGACACCCATCTGGGCTTTGTTCTGCAACATCTAGCTGAAGATTTAGAATTTTGGAAAAATGTGATATTTAGCGATGAAACTTATTTCACGTCAGTTGAGGCTAGAGCAAGGCATGCCTGGCGTCGCATCGGCACGAGATACAATGCAATCAATATTCAGGAGAGAGCCAGGAGTGGGAAGGTTGGG ACTGAACCAAAAACAACACCTAAAAAGCAAATGAACGGATCCctaatagccacaattcatgacaaagGTAACAACAAAGCTGTGATTGATCTCACTCGATGTTTCTTAATCAAAGGTGCCTGCTCCCCTATgag AGATCATGCATTGAAAAAGGTTAACCACCACGAATCTTTATAA